GCACGTTGCCATGCCGTTTGTTTTTGTTACCCCTAGTGGGTTTCTTTGTCCGTGGTGAAATGAAAATCGAGCAATGGTGAGTTACTGCAAGATGTTCATGGAAAAGGGTCGGGAACTCTGGATGTACTTGCTTGGTGGCAAAGGTAAGGTGCAAATGGACGGCTAGGATTGAATCCAGTGGGTAGCTAAATGACAAACGGGCAAACGGCCGCCAGAGTGCTTGGGAGACGCAGCACACAGGAGCGTACAAAATCTTAGGGCCCACTTGCCAGGCTTGTCCATGGCATACGTATAGGTATATTGGATGGATACGTATACTGCATGCAATATGTGCAAACCGTATATTGTACCTGTACGTCTACGTTGCTACTCGCTAGTCCTTGTACATCCCTGGGATTCCACGTACGGCCCCATCTGCCAGAGGACCAAGACCACCTGTCTTCCCCATAGAACGAAAAACCGGACCGGAGATCGAACCGATCAGGCTACTGGTTCATAGTTTTCCGGTCCAAGTTCATCATTTGTTAATATAATATTTATTTCTCATGATTTATATGAGTATTTTGCAAGTTTTATTGCAAAACATATCATATATGGCATAATAGATGGGATTATAGAGAAATAACGTAATAGTCTACTCCCCAAAGTTCCAAAACCAATGCGCAAATGTCAAACTCTTCGCTGGTTAAAACAACTGGTTCACTAGTTCTAGTTCGATAAAAACCAGCCGGTTCGAATGGTTTGTATGGTTCGCACCGATCCAATTGCACCAACGATCTTTTGCTTGAACCGAACTGGTCTGGTCACCGGTTAACGGTTTTCCCGGTTCAACCGGTGAACCGGTTCGGTTTTTTGTTCATGgtctccccttcttcctccggctATAAAGCGCAGCACCTCCCAGGAGGAGACAACTCCCTCTTGCCCCACAGCCCACACAGGACACAGCACGCAACGCAACacagccgccgcccgctctccgaCAAAGTACCGCAACCTCCTTGCCTTCCTCCTCCCATTCCCATGGCGACCAAGCCCTGCTTCCTCTGGGGGGACACGcacgcctcctccgccgcggcatCCGACCCCGACCTCGCGGCCGTCTTCGGCTCGGGCGCTCCGGAGACGGCGCTGCTGGCtgcggccgcgacggcggcgggcgacgcggCCGCTGTCTCGCAGGAGCTTGgggccgccgcggtggcgcgcccgcggctgcgcCGGAACTCGTCCGGGTCCGGgaagcagccgcagcagcaggcgggcggcggggccaggAAGCCGCCGCAGCGCGGGCTCGGCGTCGCGGAGCTCGAGCGCCTCCGCTGCGGGGGCGACCCGCTGCGCGAGCTCTCCGCCGTGGTcgttgacgccgccgccggcgcgcaggGACACCCGCTGCTCCACTACCACCCCCATCACCACCTGCAGATGCCACCCTCGGCGTTCGAAgccgccagcggcggcgcgcgctaCTGCTCGCAGCTGCTGGCCCCGGCGCCTCCGACTCCACCGGGTGCCGTGTGCTTCCTCCACccgcccgcggcggccggctgCCAGAGGGCTCCGCTCGTGGCGCCGGAGCAGCAGTACTTCAGGGACCGGTGGGGTCGCATGGGGGGCTTCTCCCCGGCGGGCAatggctccggcggtggcgccgaccACCAGCCCCTGCTGCTGCCGGCGCCAGAGCACCCTTCAAGCCAAAACACCATCTGGCGTCCTGCtgtgccctcctcctcctcctcctgcctccAGACCGGCCACCGCTGCGACTTCTGCTGCAGGGTAAGCTGCAAACTTCTGAATTCCTCCCTGTGATCACGCGCGCTGGGTTTACATTATCGATAGATAAAAAATATCGTTTTTCGGATATAC
This sequence is a window from Setaria italica strain Yugu1 chromosome III, Setaria_italica_v2.0, whole genome shotgun sequence. Protein-coding genes within it:
- the LOC111256610 gene encoding uncharacterized protein LOC111256610 isoform X2 gives rise to the protein MATKPCFLWGDTHASSAAASDPDLAAVFGSGAPETALLAAAATAAGDAAAVSQELGAAAVARPRLRRNSSGSGKQPQQQAGGGARKPPQRGLGVAELERLRCGGDPLRELSAVVVDAAAGAQGHPLLHYHPHHHLQMPPSAFEAASGGARYCSQLLAPAPPTPPGAVCFLHPPAAAGCQRAPLVAPEQQYFRDRWGRMGGFSPAGNGSGGGADHQPLLLPAPEHPSSQNTIWRPAVPSSSSSCLQTGHRCDFCCRRMRALAERGALAPTPPASPNTGANTNTMSDYSIYDLAAAMATARQGDAFLALERKGGAAAAEAPAKKEVREIEFFPAASAHHACGGGRVSSAHDVSELAAPFSSPYGAAAGRTPPKLDLSLRL
- the LOC111256610 gene encoding uncharacterized protein LOC111256610 isoform X1, coding for MATKPCFLWGDTHASSAAASDPDLAAVFGSGAPETALLAAAATAAGDAAAVSQELGAAAVARPRLRRNSSGSGKQPQQQAGGGARKPPQRGLGVAELERLRCGGDPLRELSAVVVDAAAGAQGHPLLHYHPHHHLQMPPSAFEAASGGARYCSQLLAPAPPTPPGAVCFLHPPAAAGCQRAPLVAPEQQYFRDRWGRMGGFSPAGNGSGGGADHQPLLLPAPEHPSSQNTIWRPAVPSSSSSCLQTGHRCDFCCRRMRALAERGALAPTPPASPNTGANTNTMSDYSIYDLAAAMATARQVTTSINNAIARLVRSSARAHNTVFACLVKASLNCDVRSVQGDAFLALERKGGAAAAEAPAKKEVREIEFFPAASAHHACGGGRVSSAHDVSELAAPFSSPYGAAAGRTPPKLDLSLRL
- the LOC111256610 gene encoding uncharacterized protein LOC111256610 isoform X3, producing MATKPCFLWGDTHASSAAASDPDLAAVFGSGAPETALLAAAATAAGDAAAVSQELGAAAVARPRLRRNSSGSGKQPQQQAGGGARKPPQRGLGVAELERLRCGGDPLRELSAVVVDAAAGAQGHPLLHYHPHHHLQMPPSAFEAASGGARYCSQLLAPAPPTPPGAVCFLHPPAAAGCQRAPLVAPEQQYFRDRWGRMGGFSPAGNGSGGGADHQPLLLPAPEHPSSQNTIWRPAVPSSSSSCLQTGHRCDFCCRRMRALAERGALAPTPPASPNTGANTNTMSDYSIYDLAAAMATARQGGAAAAEAPAKKEVREIEFFPAASAHHACGGGRVSSAHDVSELAAPFSSPYGAAAGRTPPKLDLSLRL